ACCAGGATCTGCCAGCCCACGGTGAGTGAGATGGTGATCGCGACGAGTCCGACGGTCAGCCAGATCGGGACGGAAACACGTGGAGCGGCCATGCGCGCATAGTGTACGACGTGAGGCCTCCCGACTGCCAGACACTCTTCCGGAGGGCTGAGCAGGGCAGGCGGGTGCCCGGGCGCAGCGGCGATGCGGTTTTGGCGGGCGCTTTGGCGTAGGCTGGTGGCTGAGGAGGTGTTCGAGTTGAGACCCTTCGCGAGATCGGGCTTCGGAGTTCTGGGGTTGAGTGCCCGGCTGTATGTCGGGCTGTTTGTCGGCTTGTGCACGGGAAGCGCCTACGCCGATCTGGATGCTCCGGAAGAGCAGATTCGCGCGTCGCTGCAGGAGCGCAGCGCGGAGATGCAGTCACAGCTTCGGCATTGGGTCGGTCTGAACACGGGCAGCTTCAATCTCGCCGGACTCGAGCAGTTTTCGCGCGAACTGGAGCAACCCCTGGTCGACCTGGGCTTTGAAGTCGAGATCCGGCCGGGTCCGGAGATCGACTATCCCGGACGCGGCAAACTGCAGACCGCGCCGATCGTGCTGGCGCGGCGCGGATCGAGCGATCCCGAAGCGCTCCACCTCCTGCTCAACGGCCACTACGATACGGTCTTCGAACCCGACTCGGCGTTTACCGGCTATCGCATCGACGAGCGGCGCGCAGACCGCGCGATGGGTCCCGGCGTGTCGGACATGAAGGGCGGGCTGGTCGTCCTGATGCACACGTTGCGCGCGCTGGCCGATAGCGGCGATCTGGAGCGCATCCGCTGGACGGTGCTTCTGGTCGGCGACGAGGAAATCGGTTCGCTGGCCTCGCGCCCGATCATCGAAGAAATGGCGCGCAGCGCCGACTACGGATTCGTTTTCGAGAGTTCGCGCGAGAGCGGCGCCATGGTCCGTTCGCGCCGCGGCCTGGGCCAGTTCTTCATCACGGTGGAGGGGCGTGCCTCGCACGCCGGCAGTGCGCACGCCGAAGGTCGCAGCGCAATCCGGGAACTCGCCCACGAGATCCTGGCCATCGAGGCGCTCACCGACTACGACCGTGGCGTCACCTTGAACATCGGTACGGCCAACGGCGGCTCCAAGCGCAATATCGTTCCCGAGCGGGCCACGGCCTGGGTCGACGTGCGCTACGACGCGCCCGATCTCGGCGAGCAGGTGCGCGAGCGCCTCGAGGAAATCACCTCTCAGACGACGGTGGAGGGAACCCGGGCCGAGATCTGGGGGACCCTGCACCGCCCGCCCAAGATCGAAACAGAGGCCGTGCGCCGCCTGCTCAGCGCCCACGAGCAGGTGGCCGAAGACCTCGGCGCGCCCACCGCACGGGCGATCCACGCCGGGGGAGGCACCGACGGCTCGCTGATGGCGGGCGTCGGACTGGCCGTACTCGATTCGATGGGCTCGCGCGGTGGTTTCGCCCACACGGACCGGGAATTCGTGATCCTGAGCAGTCTGCCCGAGCGGGCGGCGCTCGCGGCACTGCTCTTCCGGCGCCTGCTTTACCTGGATGGGAGCGAGCGGTAAAGTTTCGTGTCCGTCTCCGGCGGTGATCGCTGGGTCCCGGCTGGTGGGGAGATCGTGAATCCGCCAGGTCCGGAAGGAAGCAACGGCAGCGTTTCGCTTCAGGTAGTCGGATCGGCCCAGCGATCACCGACGGAGATGGACGCAGCCTTGGAGTATGCCCCCCGATGAGTTACGAGGTTCTCGCACGACGCTGGCGGCCGCAGACCTTTGACGAGGTCTACGGTCAGAAGCACGTCACCACGGCCCTGGCCAATGCGATCCGTCTGGGTCGCATGCCCCATGCCCTTTTGCTGTGCGGACCGCGTGGCGTGGGCAAGACGACGCTGGCGCGCATTCTGGCGCGCGCCCTGAACTGCGACCAGGGACCGACCGAAAAACCCTGCGGCGAGTGCACGCCGTGCAAGGAGATCGCCGCCGGTACCTCGCTCGACGTGCAGGAAATCGACGCCGCCAGCAATACCGGTGTCGACAGCGTCCGCGAGGTGCGCGAGTCGATCCGCTACGCCGCCGCGCCCGGCAAGCACCGCATCTACGTGATCGACGAGGTGCATATGCTCTCGACTGCGGCCTTCAACGCCCTGTTGAAGACGCTCGAGGAGCCGCCGCCCGGCAGCCTGTTCGTGCTCGCGACCACCGACCCCCAGAAGATTCCCGCGACCGTGCTCTCGCGCGTGCAGCGCTTCGACCTCAAGCGCATCGGCCCCGCCGAAGTCCTCGAACGCCTGACCGAGATCGTCACGACCGACGCCATCCAGATTCCCGAGTCGGTTCTGCGCGCGCTCGTGCGCGAGGGCGACGGCAGTCTGCGCGACGCGCTCACACTGCTCGACCGTCTGTCGAGTGCGCTCGGCAATCAGATCGACGAGGCGGACGCCATGGCGATTCTCGATCTGATCGATCGACGCATCCTGGCCGACATCCTCGATCCGGTCCTGCAACAGGATCCCGCTGCGGCACTGCTCGCGGTGCGGCGTGCCTTCGACAAGGGGATCGAGCCGGCGCGTCTGGCGGCCGATCTTCTGGCCTCGTTGCGCGACCTGCTGGTGGCGCGTCTCGTCGACGATTCGCAGCCGCTGATCGACGTGGCTCCCGACGAACTGGAAGAACTCCGCACCCGCGCCAGACCTCACGAACCCGAGACGCTCCAGCGTCTGTTCCGCGTACTGCTTTCGCGCAACCAGGATTTGAATTTCGCACCGCGGCCCGAGCAGGTGCTCGAGATGGCGATCGTGCGACTCGCAACCCTGCCGAGTGCCCAGGCCCTGGGCTCGCTCATCCAGAGGCTCGAAGCGCTCGAGAATGGCGGGTCCGGTGGCTCGGATCCCGCGGGTCTGGATACGCGCGGCGGTGCTCCCAGGCGCGGCGGCCCAGGCCCGCGACGCAGCGGGGCTTCCGCATCGGCGAAGCCGGCGAACCCGCCGCCCAGCGCCCGAGCCGTGCCCGAGCCGCCTCGCGCGAGCGCTTCGTCCGGAATCTCAACTACCGAAATCGCAGAGTTCAAAACTGCAAAGTCCGGAGCCGCAGAGTCCGGAGCCGTAAAGGCGGAAATCGCAGAGCCCGAAATCGAAGAGATACCGATTCCGCAGGAACCGCCGCCGGACACGTACGCGGAGCCCGTGCCGATTGCCCCCCCCCTTCCGCGTCGCGATCCCGAGTTCGAAAGACGCCTGCGCCAGGAATCGAAGAGCCATCCTCTCGTATTGCAGATGATTGAGTCACTCGACGCGGAGCTGCGCGAAATCCGCACACCGCGCGCGCCTATAAGTGGAGATCCGTCGTGAGTCAGCCGCCGTTCGATATGAATCAGGTCATGAAACAGGCCCAGGAGATGGGCGGAAAGCTCAAGCGCCTGCAGGAAGAGCTCAAGCACCGGAGCGTCGACGTGACCGTCGGCGGCGGAATGGTCGAAGCGACCGTCAACGGTGCAATGGAACTCGTGAACCTGCGCATCGATCCCCAGGCCGTGGATCCGCGCGATGTCGAGATGTTGCAGGACCTGATCCGCGCCGCGGTCAATCAGGGCATGGTGCGCGCGAAAGAGATGATGCAGCAGGAGATGCAACAGTTGACGGGCATGCCTCCCGGTATGCTCGACGGCGTGCTCCCGGGTATGGGTGGCGGCGAGTGAGCGATCGCCAGCCCGGTCCGATCGAGCGCCTGGTCAAGGCCTTTCGACGTCTTCCGGGTGTCGGCGAGAAGACGGCGACGCGACTCGCGTATTTTCTGCTTTCGGCTCCCGCGAACGTTCCCGAAGAACTCGGCTCCGCCATCTTGCGACTGCGCAGCGAAGTGATGTTATGCGAGGAGTGCTTCAATCTGACTGCGAAGTCCCCTTGTGGCATCTGCAGTGACGTGTCGCGCTCCTCTCACGAGATCTGCGTGGTCGAGGAGCCGGCGGACCTGGCATCGATCGAAAGCTCCGGGGTGTTTCGCGGGCGCTTTCACGTGCTGGGTGGAACGATCTCGCCCATGGACGGCATTGGTCCGGAGGCGCTGCGCATTCAACCCCTGATCGAGCGCGTCGAACGCGGGGACGTCGAAGAGGTCATCCTCGCCACCAATCCCAATCCGGAAGGCGAGGCCACGGCGCTCTACGTGGCCGAGCAACTGCGCCGCTTTGGCGTGCAGGTCACGCGCATCGGCTACGGCATGCCGATCGGCGGCGATCTGGAGTACGTCGATTCGGTCACCGTGAGAAAATCACTCGAGAATCGCCGCCAGTTCAGCAGTTGAGCGTCAGCGGGCGACTCTCGCGCCCATCAACTGCCAGACAGACCCCCGACGCTCAAGATCCCGACCGGAGCGCCGATCAGGCATGGCGAATCGGCTCTTGTGCCCTTGGAAAGACCTCTGCTAGCATCGCTGCCAGGGGGGGGATTTCCAGAGCATTCTCGAAGTCTTACGGACGTCCGGCAGAACTCTGTCGGTCGCTGGACGACGGATGGGAAAAGCTCGGGGCCCCGGGGTTGATTCCGACTGCGCAATACGCGGTTGTTTGGGGGAACGGACCGGATGTCCATGCTGCCACAATTAGTTCTCTACGAGGAAGACCAGAACCGGCTCCTCGAGGTGACCGACCGTCTGGTCGAGGACGCCAACGCCAAGGCCGTCTTTCTGGTCGACAAGAACGGACAGCTCGTAGGTGAGTCCGGCGAACTCACGGGCATCGATACCGTGTCTCTCGCGTCGCTGGTGGCGGGCAATGTCGCCGCGACGTGCGGGCTGGCGAAGATTATCGGCGAGCCCGAGTTCCCGATCCATTTTCACCAGGGCGAACGCGACAATATGCACATGACCACGGTCGCGCAGCGCGTGATCCTGGTGGTGATTTTTGACGACCGCAGCTCGCTGGGTCTGGTGCGCTTACGCGTCAGACGCGCGGGTCAAAAGCTTTCACAGATCTTTGACGAAGTCTTCAAGAGGGCTGAAGCCGAGTTCGCAGATGACGGCCCAGCATCGCCTCTGACCGAGATCAGTGACGACGACATTGACAATTTGTTCTCGGACTGAATAACCCATGGCGTTTATCAATTATTCCGCGCGTGAGATCAACTGCAAGCTGGTGTACTACGGTCCCGGCCTTTGCGGGAAGACCACCAATCTGAAGGCGATCTACGAAAAGACCAGCCCGGACGCCAAGGGCAAGATGATTTCGCTCGCGACGGAAACCGAACGAACCCTGTTCTTCGACTTCCTGCCGCTCGCCCTCGGTGAGATTCGCGGTTTCAAGACGCGCTTCCACCTCTACACCGTTCCCGGACAGGTGTTCTACGACGCCAGTCGCAAGCTCATCCTGAAGGGCGCCGACGGTCTGGTCTTCGTGGCCGATAGCCAGGAAGAGCGTTTCGAAGCCAATATCGAATCACTCGAGAACATGAAGGCCAACCTCACCGAGCAGGGCTTCGACATCAACAAGATTCCCTGGGTGATCCAGTACAACAAACGGGATCTGCCCAACGCCGTCTCGGTCGAAGAACTCCGCGAAGTTCTCAACCCCGACGGCAAGATCCTGGATTTCGAAGCGGCGGCCCAGTCGGGCCAGGGAGTCTTCGAAACCCTGAAAGCACTGGCCAAGCTAGTGCTTCAGGAACTGCGCAAGGGCGGCCGCTAGGACCGACCGGGTCTTTCCCCTTTCCTTCGACGCTCGTTATTTGCTGCTCCGGGGGCGTTCGGAGCTCTTTGGCATCAATTTGAGCCGAGGAGTAGAATCCCGCGAATGCCGACCACCGAAAAACGCGGATTCCCCATCTACTACGAAAAGCACGGCGATGGCGCTGCCACTCCGTTGCTGATGATCATGGGGCTCGGCGGAACCTGTCAGGGCTGGAATGTGGTCACGGTTCCCGAGCTTTCCAAGGAACGCCCCTGTGTGATCTTGGACAATCGCGGTGCGGGTCGATCGGGCGATCCCGGTGGGGATTTTTCGACCGCCGACCTGGCCGAGGACGCGCTCTCGGTGCTCGACGAACTGGGCATCGCCAAGGCCCACGTGATGGGGGGCTTTCTCGGTGGGATGGTCGCCCAGGAACTCGCGATCGCGCATCCGGATCGCGTCGATCATCTGATCCTGATCGGTACGTATGCCCGGCCCGACGCGCGCCGCCGGGCGATCCTCGATCTGTGGAAGAGCATGGCCGAGTTCGGTGTTCCGGCCGAGCTGCGCGTCAAGAACCTGCTGTGCTGGACGGTCTCGAACACCACCATGGAACAGACGGATCTGATCGACCGTCTCCGGCGCCACTTCATCGAGGAAACGCATCTCGACGACAAGGTCTACGCGCGTCAGGCTCAGGCTTGTATTCAGCACGATGCACTGGAGCGCCTGGAGAGTATCCAGGCGCCTACGCTGGTGGTCTGCGGGGAGCAGGACATCCTGACTCCTGTCTCGCAGGCTCGGGAACTCGCCGATGGCATTCCCGACTCCCACCTGGTGCCGATTCCAGAAGCCGGACACCTGGTGGTCGCCGAGCTGGCACCGCGCGTGAACCGGCTGATCAGTCGCTTCGTCTCCGGTCAGTTCTCCTGATTTTCAGCCCGGCAGGTGATTCAGGTCTTCGGGTCGAGGCATGGCCGCGGCCGCTCCGCGCGCCAGCGTGGCGGCCGAACCCGCACGCAGCGCGAGATGCAACGCACTGCCCAGGTTTTCGCCGCGCGCCAGGCCCAGCGCCAGACCGCCGTTGAAGGCATCGCCCGCGCCCGTGGTGTCGACCGCTCGAACCCGTGGAGCCGGGATGTGCTCAAAGCCCGTCGCGTAGCTCCACACGCAACCGTTCTCGCCCAGCGTCACGATCACATCGCCCTGAGTTCGCTCGCGCAACTCGGCCCCGGCCCGCGCAGCGGATTCGATGTCGACCACTTCGATGCCCGACAGGGCCTGGGCTTCGCTTTCATTGGGCGTCAGCACGTCGACCTTGCGCAGCAGGGCGTCGTCGAGTTCGCGCGCTGGTGCGGGATCGAGCACGGTCGTGACGCGGTGTTGCGCGGCCAGGTCCAGGGCGCGATCGACCGCCTCGAGCGGGAGTTCGAGCTGCACCAGAAGCACGCCTGAAGCGCGGAAGATCGCCACGGCATCCTCGACGTGCGCGGGCGAAACCCGGTGATTGGCGCCGCCAATCGTGCCGATCATGTTCTCGCCGCTCTTTGCATCCACCCAGATCATGGCGACGCCGCAGCGCTCACCGTCCAGTGCCGTCACGTGATCGGTATCGATTCCGGCCTCGCGCAATGCGCCAAGCGGCACATCGGCGAAGACATCGTCTCCAATGCAGCCGATCATGTGCACCCGTCCACCCAGGCGGGCCGCCGCCACGGCCTGGTTGAGACCCTTGCCCCCGGGGCCGATCTCCAGGCTCTGCCCTCGGATCGTCTCGCCGGGCCGGGCCAGGCGGGGCAGTTCCATCGATATATCGACATTCAGGCTGCCGACGACCGCGATATCGCGCATGCCGAGGAGGTAGTCGGAACCAGCCGACTCGGCAAGCGTCGCTGGCCGGAAGGCTCGGTGGGGAGTACAAAGATCGGGTGAGTGCCCGCGCCGTCGAAGTTGCGATCCCCGTTCCCGTCGAGCAGACGTTCCGCTACGCGCTGCCCGAGGGAACCTCGGCCGAGCCCGGCGTGCGCGTGCTGGTTCCCTACGGCAGCCGGCGCCTGGTCGGG
This genomic interval from bacterium contains the following:
- a CDS encoding M20 family metallopeptidase; this encodes MSARLYVGLFVGLCTGSAYADLDAPEEQIRASLQERSAEMQSQLRHWVGLNTGSFNLAGLEQFSRELEQPLVDLGFEVEIRPGPEIDYPGRGKLQTAPIVLARRGSSDPEALHLLLNGHYDTVFEPDSAFTGYRIDERRADRAMGPGVSDMKGGLVVLMHTLRALADSGDLERIRWTVLLVGDEEIGSLASRPIIEEMARSADYGFVFESSRESGAMVRSRRGLGQFFITVEGRASHAGSAHAEGRSAIRELAHEILAIEALTDYDRGVTLNIGTANGGSKRNIVPERATAWVDVRYDAPDLGEQVRERLEEITSQTTVEGTRAEIWGTLHRPPKIETEAVRRLLSAHEQVAEDLGAPTARAIHAGGGTDGSLMAGVGLAVLDSMGSRGGFAHTDREFVILSSLPERAALAALLFRRLLYLDGSER
- the dnaX gene encoding DNA polymerase III subunit gamma/tau → MSYEVLARRWRPQTFDEVYGQKHVTTALANAIRLGRMPHALLLCGPRGVGKTTLARILARALNCDQGPTEKPCGECTPCKEIAAGTSLDVQEIDAASNTGVDSVREVRESIRYAAAPGKHRIYVIDEVHMLSTAAFNALLKTLEEPPPGSLFVLATTDPQKIPATVLSRVQRFDLKRIGPAEVLERLTEIVTTDAIQIPESVLRALVREGDGSLRDALTLLDRLSSALGNQIDEADAMAILDLIDRRILADILDPVLQQDPAAALLAVRRAFDKGIEPARLAADLLASLRDLLVARLVDDSQPLIDVAPDELEELRTRARPHEPETLQRLFRVLLSRNQDLNFAPRPEQVLEMAIVRLATLPSAQALGSLIQRLEALENGGSGGSDPAGLDTRGGAPRRGGPGPRRSGASASAKPANPPPSARAVPEPPRASASSGISTTEIAEFKTAKSGAAESGAVKAEIAEPEIEEIPIPQEPPPDTYAEPVPIAPPLPRRDPEFERRLRQESKSHPLVLQMIESLDAELREIRTPRAPISGDPS
- a CDS encoding YbaB/EbfC family nucleoid-associated protein codes for the protein MNQVMKQAQEMGGKLKRLQEELKHRSVDVTVGGGMVEATVNGAMELVNLRIDPQAVDPRDVEMLQDLIRAAVNQGMVRAKEMMQQEMQQLTGMPPGMLDGVLPGMGGGE
- the recR gene encoding recombination protein RecR — protein: MERLVKAFRRLPGVGEKTATRLAYFLLSAPANVPEELGSAILRLRSEVMLCEECFNLTAKSPCGICSDVSRSSHEICVVEEPADLASIESSGVFRGRFHVLGGTISPMDGIGPEALRIQPLIERVERGDVEEVILATNPNPEGEATALYVAEQLRRFGVQVTRIGYGMPIGGDLEYVDSVTVRKSLENRRQFSS
- a CDS encoding roadblock/LC7 domain-containing protein — encoded protein: MLPQLVLYEEDQNRLLEVTDRLVEDANAKAVFLVDKNGQLVGESGELTGIDTVSLASLVAGNVAATCGLAKIIGEPEFPIHFHQGERDNMHMTTVAQRVILVVIFDDRSSLGLVRLRVRRAGQKLSQIFDEVFKRAEAEFADDGPASPLTEISDDDIDNLFSD
- a CDS encoding GTPase domain-containing protein, which encodes MAFINYSAREINCKLVYYGPGLCGKTTNLKAIYEKTSPDAKGKMISLATETERTLFFDFLPLALGEIRGFKTRFHLYTVPGQVFYDASRKLILKGADGLVFVADSQEERFEANIESLENMKANLTEQGFDINKIPWVIQYNKRDLPNAVSVEELREVLNPDGKILDFEAAAQSGQGVFETLKALAKLVLQELRKGGR
- a CDS encoding alpha/beta fold hydrolase, with amino-acid sequence MPTTEKRGFPIYYEKHGDGAATPLLMIMGLGGTCQGWNVVTVPELSKERPCVILDNRGAGRSGDPGGDFSTADLAEDALSVLDELGIAKAHVMGGFLGGMVAQELAIAHPDRVDHLILIGTYARPDARRRAILDLWKSMAEFGVPAELRVKNLLCWTVSNTTMEQTDLIDRLRRHFIEETHLDDKVYARQAQACIQHDALERLESIQAPTLVVCGEQDILTPVSQARELADGIPDSHLVPIPEAGHLVVAELAPRVNRLISRFVSGQFS
- a CDS encoding ribokinase is translated as MELPRLARPGETIRGQSLEIGPGGKGLNQAVAAARLGGRVHMIGCIGDDVFADVPLGALREAGIDTDHVTALDGERCGVAMIWVDAKSGENMIGTIGGANHRVSPAHVEDAVAIFRASGVLLVQLELPLEAVDRALDLAAQHRVTTVLDPAPARELDDALLRKVDVLTPNESEAQALSGIEVVDIESAARAGAELRERTQGDVIVTLGENGCVWSYATGFEHIPAPRVRAVDTTGAGDAFNGGLALGLARGENLGSALHLALRAGSAATLARGAAAAMPRPEDLNHLPG